In the Fundulus heteroclitus isolate FHET01 chromosome 23, MU-UCD_Fhet_4.1, whole genome shotgun sequence genome, TTAGGTTAAAATAGTACAAGTacctttgcaaaatagctactaatctgtgtttttttttttccgtttccTCTGGAGCAAAGTTGTGTGACACAGGGATTGATTGAAACAGCTGATATCTGAAGCCACAATGTTCATTTGTGCTATCTCTAACCTACGTGTTTGGAGCATTGCGTGTTATCAGTTTGAACCACGATTGACCCAAACACATATAAAATGCTGTGCGTACAGTGGGAATCAGCAAGGAAAACAGTAAATGAATTAAACTGAGGCCATTTCCATTCATTACCGAAAACATGCTACTTAAGCATCCGTTACTTTCTGCAGTATTAGTCTGTATCAGCAGGAAAAAGTGGGACCTCACTGACGTGAACAAGTAAATGGTGTGAGTGTAGGTGAAGAGGAGCAGATCCTTTTATTACTCCAATCAGGGAACAAATGGTAGATGATGTCTAAAGaagtagaaatgaaaaaaaaaaaacagggggagTCATGAGGGATGGAGAGGACGGAGTATGAGTGTGACTGTGAGtttataacagaaaaacaactgcTGATGGgtgaacattaaatcaaacgTTGTGTAAGGGAATTGCCAGAGCACCGGAGGAGTGCCCCTGCAGCACTgtgtattttgtgctttttaatcTTGTTTCCCTGTTCATGTAACAAGTTAAACACTGGTGAGATCTCATGACACGAGAATGTTGACACTTTGGAAGTGGAACAACATGGTGTGCAGCCAGGCCAAGgccttttaaatttaaactcaGAGAATATTGGAGGGAGAATAGCGCACCATACCACATATGACGGTCACTTCAGCcctattaaacaaaaatatgaacatGTTCCAATCAACAATCCTTTTGATTGTTTGTTCCTGATACCAATGCGTTGCAGTGTCATACTTCATGAAGACCGTGCTGCAAAATAATGCACCACATTTAATAGGTATTACATAGCATTATGTCATCAAATGGCGAGGgtttcagtttttcagttttttctgcAAACAGCAGCAGGATGTGTCAGTAGCTGAGTTAAGTCTGGGATAGCAATCATTATAAAAAGCTTTAATCATTACTGCACTGAACCAGTTTGGATCGGATCtgtaataaataatttgtttgtAATCCCTAAGAAGTTGGAAAGCCATTAAAGGACCAACTTGTATTTTTCCATCATTCCTAGCATGCTAAGGAATACTAGGAATCACTTAGGAAATAATGAGATAGTATAGTTGGTTGCTCAGGCTGATCTCCAGGGCCAAAATGTTCACTAatataacagtaaaaaaaaaaaaaggattattttgtttttacaaaaagattttttacCCACTGTAATGTTTTGGCTTCCTAAAAGTAAAGCAAGCATGTTTCAAGTCCACTGTAACCCTAACACATTAGTTCACCATgaactgttgtcatttcagtgGCACAAAGCTAAATTCAGGCTGACTTCAGGAAAAATCAGCCAAGTCACACACACCTCCTCATCAATGGCGCCGCAGTGAAGCGAGTGAGCAGCATCATATTCCTGGGGGGTGCAGATCTTCTTTCTCCGTGAAGTGAAACTGACTGGACTTTACACTaagctgttaaaatattttacagagctacaataTAAGCactttatgtctcagcataacagTGTGGTGTGGAAGCGGCACAGTTCAGGAGGGGACGGATTTGgcacgggtggtgaggacagtgcaggggattgtgggatgccatgTACAACATCTGGACACGGTTCATGCTGcacgagtccagagaagggcAAGATGCAGGGCCAGGGCTAGAAGGGTGCTGcggcatcacttcctgtttacggtaaggcgtattgtgtatCTTCCTGTTGTCACGGTGTGAATGACacctggcggtaatgacacctggcggtaatgacacctggcggtaatgacacccgttCACGCCGAGGAggtcggaggtcactaaagttggtgttgcttcggggtgtaagtttgctaaagcaatgtcagacaccgtaattttctctggtcccctgcctgatctgaccagtgatgacatgtttagccgtaTGTCGTTATTCacccgctggttgtctaggtggtgttcAGAAAACGACgagggctacattgataacctggtctgatcaggagagacggcatccatcccactttggatggtgctgctcttctttccaGGAATCTGGCctgatttattagttctcctaaatgctcacaacccagggtccagaccaggaagcagagccgtagtttgaaacacctctctgcagcttctgtactgttacccacccattacccatTGAGACggtcaaaaactgatctaaaaggaacaaatcataaaaatctaataaaaatcaatacggctcaccttgaaccaaaaaataaaacaattaaatgtggtctattaaatataaggtatctccctccaaagactttgttagttaatgaattgatttctgataaacagattgatttgttttgtctcacagaaacctggctacaagaggactacgttagtataaataagtcaactccctccaattattcaaatttccacattcccagatctgtgggaagaggaggaggagtggcaaccatctttcagtctgatttattaattggTCCCAGGCCAaataataactacagttcttttgaacatttaaccctcagtatccctcatccaagctgcaaagcaaaaaaaacctcttctgtttgttgttttgtatcgtccatcAGGctcttacactcagtttttggatcagttgtcagacttcttatctgatttggtgataaacactgacaaggttattatagtgggggattttaacattgatgttgacacagaatgtgataaccttagtgtagcctttaaaattatcctagattcaattggttttgctcaaaatttgcATAAACTGaggcactcttggctccatactttagaccttgtgctgacatatggcattaaTTGTGAAGAAtgaacagtattctctcacaattttttttactttttccacgTATAAATGGTGATATCTATATGATCAAAGATATCgctcaaaaacacaatttcaacAGAGTGTTGCTTAGTTATTCTTACTGCCTCTGTAACTAAAGTTTTGTTGCACCGGTGCCTCCTGACATGCGTACACACTGCACATCTAAAACACAGGTGGTTAGATGACACAATGTTGCAAAAAAGAGCATATCCATCGgggacaaagaaaagaaaaatgaagaaagaGGAAGCGGAATAAAAATGTCAAGATAAAGGTATGTTTTACTTTGTTATATAGAtcattttgctttaaaacatagTAACATACAGTCATCTGCATAATGCATATCTTTCAGTTAGCCAAATGTGAAtgaaagatgtgtttttttattcactcaTCATTGTTAATAAACACAAATTGCTTCATATACAAACTGTAAACACATAAACTCTCCCACGACCATTAAACATCAAGGCAAAATGATGTCAATACAGATCTGGAGAACCAAAATGCATAAGTGACTTGACCCTTTGTCCCATTGTAAAGTAGAACAACCTTCCAAACGGACAAGCTACAGCATTTCATGAAGATCTTTGACTGGGAGAAGCCATATTTGTTTAACCAAAATACTAGAAGACTCGGGGTGACATTCCCAAACCTAAAAAGAGGAAGAATTTGTGCTGTTCATCTTCATATCACGCAGTATAGAAATGTTTATATCACTCTTGGCCACGTAGACAAGAGTTTTAAGGGAAAAAATTATCAGGACTGTCCTGAAAAACTGTTTACCTTCAAATCTTGAATcggaaaaaagaaagtaataatTTAATACCCTTCtgcaaaaataatgaataaataaataaaattacattaaaaattaCCAAATGGGTCACCACCGTGATCCTAGAACAAAGCCAAATCCTGATCATGAAGGAAATTAGAAATCTGAGCTACTTGTGGCTCAAAATGATACATTCATTATAGTTATTTATACATTTGAAGTCTTTTGTTTACAGAGAAGAATAAGAGGAACTTCACtggaatctgaaaaaaaataccaaattcTATAATATCTATGAGAAAACTTAAGATAATCAATACCGCCctatatatatttaatgaaGTAAAATGTTATAAGGTTTTCAATTTGTCTTAGTCAGTTCAAACACAGAATTAAACTAAATATATTAATGAACCAAAGAGAAGTTCTAAAACAGCGAAGACTTCAAAACATCTGAAACCCCATTATCTGACCAGCAAGAAAATCgataattgtaaataaaaaatgtaaatagcaAAGATCAAACACTTTAGTTTTTACAAGCTCTTAATGAAACGAGCTTTTCCTTCGCTGTGGCTTAAAACTGAAGACAGCGTAATGCAACCATGAATTCATGAACCACAACATCCTTCTCAGGCAGAGGGACAGAAGAGGGAGCGCTGAGCGGTGCGTCTGTCGTTTAATATCCTGAAAGAGCTTAGAGTGCAGCAAAGACACAAGTTCTAGCAGCACAAGAACCCAAAGCAGGCCGCAGCACAGCTGGGCCCACTGAGAAGTCCTGAACTTCCGGGTCTGTAGCGGCCAGCGGGACACCAGCATGGCCTCCAGTCCCAGCAGCCCCAGCAGGAGCAGAGAGGCCAAGTGATGAGCTTCAAGCACCTGCTGACTGAGTACACTCAGAGTCTGCCTTACAGGGCTCATTTCAGCCTCCTCGACCCACCGTGCCACTGTTAGTCCCAGCCGGATGACCCAGTGCAGCAGTACTAGAGCGTCTGTACGGGCCAGCTGGACCAGGAGCACAGTGGAGGGCTTGGTGGAGATATGAGGGGAGCGCAGCAGCAACAGAGCTCGCAGGCTGAACCCACAGCTCACCAGCAGGGGGAGGTCGTCCTGATGAGGGAACAGCAGCACGGCCACCAGCTTCAGCATCAAGAAGCGACGCAGCCACCctctggaggaggagaggactCCTTCTGTGACCGAGCCAGGCCAGCACTGGGAGCTCAGCTTCCAGACTGACGTCAACACCTGATGGGATCTGCAGAGGTCAGAACCAATGTTAGCTCGGATTGATGTCTAACCTCATTCTAAATTatagtgctttgcaaaagtattcaaacccctttGCGCTTTATCACATTTTTCATGATACAACCACAATTGCTTTGAATTGACTTCATACAATACACCAGCTCAAACTAGTGCCTACAAACCAAAAGCCTTTGATTTTCAATTTTTTCATTATAATAAAAGTGTggcctgtatttttttttttaaagatcctTCCTTGCAAAACAGTTTGAGCTGAGTTAGACTGGAGAAAATGCATCTATGATGAGGATTTGTCCATTCTTGCTAGAGACTGTCAGTTAGATTtgggtctgggctttgactggaccattctgaCACATGGacatgttttgatctaaaccccTCCGTTGTACCTCTGGCTCTATGTTTAAAGGTGTCGTCCTGCTGGAGGGTAACCCTTCACCCCTGTCTCAAGCTTTTTGCAgactctaacaggttttctttcaggattgctttgcatttagctccacctatctttccatcaactctgatcaacTTCCCTTTtggtgctgaaaaaaaaaaatccctcttcagaatcaaaatcagctttattggcaATGATTTGTATATGCCTTTAAGGAATTTTGACTTGAGCTACAGCCCTAATGACGTACAGACATTAGGTGTAAATGTTTAAACAGCAATGTGTCTATGTTTTTGGTAATatgtgaagaaaataaaaagggagGTTGTGATAGTACGAAGTGCTTATTCTGTTTGACGGCGATGTTGTTGAGAACTCAGCCTGTGAGCAGTTCGTTGTGCTCATCAGAGAGACAGACTGAAGGAAGAACCTGTCTCTGTGGTTGTGGTTTTAGCAAATAATGCCCTGCAGCACTGCACACAGTCAGTCTAAACAGATTGTGTGCAGGATATATGGGGTCTGCAGAGGCGTTAGATGCCCTTTACCTGACCCTAGATCTGTACGGCTCCTGGATagagggaaggtcagccctgGTGATCCTCTCCACAGACCTGATTGCTCATTGCTGTTTGGATCTGTTCTGTTTTGTGTGGATGAGCCATACCGCACGGTGATGGACAAACACGGGTCACACTAAATAATCGGAGTGTAGAAGATGACCATTAGCTCTTGCGTTGGGTTCTGCTTTTTAAGTTGCCACAGGAAGTACAGTTTCTGCTGGGCCTGCTTCCAAAGAGTATCTATGTGTGAGACCAGCTCAGGTCCTGAGAAAAGGGTGGTTCCATGCAAGGAACCGGGAGTGACCAGGGTAGTGAGGGGAGACAGTGTGGGGAGAGTTCTCCAGAGGTCCGCAACAATCTCCAATGTCTTGACTGGGTTGAGCTCCTGCTTGTTCTGACAGCACCAGTTTAACACCTGATCCACTTCCTATTTATAGGCAAACACATCACTGTCATGGATCACGACAGCGGTGTCACCTCCAAAGATCAGGTGTTTCACAGATGAGTCAGCTGAGGTGCAGTCATttgtgtacagggagaagaggagTTGTTTTGGTGAAAGTGGCTGTAGTATACAGtggaaagacaaataaaatgcaaagtaCGAGGGACCGAGGCGGACGTCTGCGGCACCATCTCGGGGTAAAACATGATGTTCCCACCACCACGTTTTACTGTAggggtgtttttttctctctatggAATGTAATATCAGTTTTGTAACACACATAATAGCTTACATGTAAACCAAAACAACACAGTTTCATTGAGCACTTTTTTCCATCATTTATTTCTGGCAAACAGTAAACATAAAGTTGCACTGTGGTAAATGACTGGAAGATGttcatagttttatttatttttgtttatttcaagtGTTCTTTATCACAGTAACAACGCCTTAGTGTAGATTAATTACTGctgaaaatgaaagttttaaacCCTTAAATGCAGTCTCAAACTTAATATATTACTGCTATGAAGTATTTTGTACCTTTAAGACCTGAAGTGACTCAACTCTCATACTACTAGGTATGTTTAACTACTAGGATTTTTCGCAAATATCGATAAACATAAGTCACAAACTTCCAATACAAATAGAAAAGGTGGGAATTTAGTAGTGTTGAGTTGGTACGGTGGGGTTTATTggattgttttaaataaatcctATTATTTTGAAGTTATCATACAGGTGAGTAAGAGAGATTTTTAGggtttgtgagaaaaaaaaaagcaatatccTGAACCCACACTTCCTTGTCAGAGGTCACGCTGACTTCAGATCTTCCTAATTTACAAAGAACAGTCAAAGCCACTTGTGACCCTTCTATTTGACTTGTTCATTTTCACTTAAATATCTTGTTGGGACTTACCCGCGTAGAGCTGGTTCAAGGTCGAAGCTCACCATTTCCACGGTAGCCATTATTCTAGCCACGCCACCTCGGAGCTCGGAGTGCGTAGCGAGCTCCCTCTCTGCCGTCTTCATCAATGTGACTCTTCTTGATCAGTCCACACATGCCTGTGGAGCAAAACCAGTCTGCGTGTGACTCACGGTTGTGCAAAGTCTGTGCCTGAGGCCTCTCCTCAACTCCGCCGGCATCTGTGCAGGCTTGTGCTTTTACAAATAGCTGTTTTATTTGGAAGGGTTACTTCCATTGAGGGTACCTCAGTCTTTGGAATTGCTCcaggaaatatatttttcccCAAGGTATTAACAAATGGGGGAAAAACGCTGCGTACAGAACAAGACATAAGGaggttttcattgttctctTGTCATATTTAGGTTGTTGAGTCCTTAAAGCATGTAACTCCATGTGTTTGTAGATTGGGTATTCAGCAACACAGCGGTTGTATCCACGACAAAAAGGATGCAATCACAGTGCTcaaattatccatccatccatccattctcttctgcttatccggggtcgggtcgcgggggtagcagcttcagtggGGAGGTCCACTTGacccagctcctccgggggaatcccaaggcgttcccagacaAGCCGAAAAACATAGTCCCCCCAATGTGTCTTGGGTCTCCCTCtaggtctcctcccggtgggacgtgcctggatcacctcaccagggaggcgtccaggaggcgtcctaaccagatgcccgatgcctgagtcctccccggatgactgagctggctcttgggatgcGTTCAAATCAGATTTTGCAAAACCTGCCAAACATTTTGGCCTTCATCCAAACCGACTAATCACTCTGCTTACTGTGACACATTACAAGCATCAAAGTTTGCCTCTGAGACTAACTGTCTCAGAGTAATGagtgtttgttttctgacaaTTCAAGCTCCGAGACGACAAAactatattataaatatatatatatatatatatatatatatatatatatatatatatatatatatatatatatatatatgtgtgtgtgtgtgtgtgtgtgtgaaatgacAAAACCATGTTAAAAAACCTTCAGCGTGCCCAGTAACTCTTAGCAGACATGTCTTAGAAAAAGAAAGTGGACAGTAGCTCATGGATTTGGGCACCCCCAGCTTTAGCTCATTAGCTGGATAGTATGATTCATCACATTAATCAAAATCCACCCTTGAATGACACTTTTGTCATTCAAGGGTTTGTTTCTTGAGCAAGAGAGCCCCGAACCAACTATCCATCATTGAGAAAACCGCACCCAATGGAGTCACCAAAACCTGGCCGGTCTTTGAAGGTCCACTCTGGGTAATGTTTGTTTTgcgctgttattttttttatgaaaagtgAAGGACTTCCAGGCATCCAAACCCTGAGCAAAAGAGAGTGCCATCACTGTCCTGTCTTAAAGAGACAGGAAGGGAAGAGACTGAAGGGAATAACTTTGCTCGCTTGAGTTACTGAAACTTAAACATATGTCGGACCCCCAAAAAAATACCTTCTCTTTTTGTCCTGAGCAGATTCTCTGGAaatgccactttttttttttttcttggattttCACTGACAAAAACTGACAATTTGCTCCTCCCCTTTCCCATCCTGGTTTCTTTTCTTAAATCTCTGAATTAGATTGTCAAAAATGTTCTTCGTCTGAACGAGTCAAACCTTTTCTTAGTAACTTCTGCGGTTATAATCAGCTGAATTGTAACAGATATTATTGTATAAACAAGAGCTACCCTTCATTCTAAACAATTATAAAAATGGTGTGAAGCTTAGAAGAAAGAAGACATTTTCTGTCTTGTAAATAGTAATTGGTGTGTGTTACTTTCCTGTACTTCAGTTCATCAATGGAGAGTAGACTGGCTAGAATTAGGTGGGGTTTCTCGCTTTAACCTCTAGTAAATTGTTTGATTTGAagtatttattcttttataaatacgaaacaaaacttaaaagcagtttctttcttcttttcaatTAAACTCAATGAGAAGGTTAAGAATCCGTCTTCAGACGACTTTAATTTTTGATTAAATTTTTTGATTGGTGGACTCTAAATCTATTTCAACTGACTACACTAGATGTGCCTGATTATGTTGGACATAAGCGCATTAAAGACTGTTTTACAACAGAAATCATCTTTTTAAGCCAATAAACTCTTCTGTAAATGATTAGGCATTCTTTTATCTtgcaaaataatgtaaaaacattGTGAACTGTCAGCCCAAGAAGTGAATCTaacagcactgcaaaaaaaattttttactaCCAAAGCCTTTGACAATAACTCTGAAACCCACTTAAATTATTGTTGAGTGCCTGCAGGCTTTGTGTTTTAATGCTGGTTTTCATAAACTACTTTGAAAGCTTTATTATTAGAATTAATCAGGAAATATCAAGTAATGGTGTGCAAACATGGTTAAAACCGCACCCTGTCagctgtatattatattcataatCACACTGCTGTGCTAATGTCAGTAAAAGCGCTACGGAAAACCAATTATGTGTCTAGGCTTGCAGAGCTGCCACTCAGCTTTTCTAGTTTGTTCTTGCCTACATGAAAATTATCAAAAAAGTTTGCTAAATGCATGATTGATTAAGACTTGATTTGGATTACTGCCTTGAGGATCTCGTGAGGGATGATTGCAAGCAGAAGAATGTAAACAGTAGTCAGAAGTGTCAGTAAACGTTTAATATTTTCACTGCTTGTGAGACTGTTTATTAAAGGTGACCTATTTTGCTTCCTTTCAAACATTTAGGATAGGCCTATTGGCTGtacaaaacatgtttgttacattttgatgtcttgcacaaaatcattctcagataatAAGATTTTATCTCCACAGTTTCCCCTATTTTGAGCTTACATCAGAATAAGCTGTTTTATGTAAATGAGATGTAGGTGACCATAACCCCAACTCAATGTTTACATTCGCACTTTATTCTCATGAATAAAGTGTGAATGGCAACAAGATGCAACAATGGTACAACAGTACGTCTTTGACCCAGAAGCTGCAGAAGACGCAGCAACAGTTTCTGAATGGTGAGTAAGTAGTCA is a window encoding:
- the LOC105929161 gene encoding uncharacterized protein LOC105929161; its protein translation is MKTAERELATHSELRGGVARIMATVEMVSFDLEPALRGSHQVLTSVWKLSSQCWPGSVTEGVLSSSRGWLRRFLMLKLVAVLLFPHQDDLPLLVSCGFSLRALLLLRSPHISTKPSTVLLVQLARTDALVLLHWVIRLGLTVARWVEEAEMSPVRQTLSVLSQQVLEAHHLASLLLLGLLGLEAMLVSRWPLQTRKFRTSQWAQLCCGLLWVLVLLELVSLLHSKLFQDIKRQTHRSALPLLSLCLRRMLWFMNSWLHYAVFSFKPQRRKSSFH